One Candidatus Dadabacteria bacterium DNA window includes the following coding sequences:
- a CDS encoding HNH endonuclease, producing the protein MLQSPVLVLNRFFVPVSVTSLKRAFILLYGGAAKAVNREYETFDFDSWKDIRSVDAEDCVRTVTSVIKAPRVIILVRYEGYHRKQPKFNRINIFRRDADTCQYCAKAFRKRDLTLDHVIPRSMGGRSTWDNIVCCCVKCNRKKGGKTPEQANMRLLTKPVKPVASIFSNLHFKAVRYEEWEPFLNFVDMSYWNVELTD; encoded by the coding sequence ATGCTTCAGTCACCGGTACTGGTTTTGAACAGGTTTTTCGTCCCTGTCTCGGTAACGAGCTTGAAAAGGGCCTTTATCCTTCTTTACGGTGGTGCCGCAAAGGCTGTAAACAGGGAGTATGAGACCTTTGACTTCGATTCGTGGAAGGATATCCGTTCGGTCGACGCCGAAGACTGCGTAAGGACCGTTACCAGCGTTATAAAAGCTCCACGGGTGATAATTCTCGTTAGGTATGAGGGGTATCACAGAAAGCAACCTAAGTTCAACAGGATAAACATTTTCAGAAGGGACGCGGACACATGCCAGTACTGCGCGAAGGCTTTTCGGAAAAGAGATCTTACCCTTGACCATGTGATTCCGCGGTCAATGGGCGGAAGAAGTACCTGGGACAACATAGTGTGCTGTTGTGTTAAGTGCAACAGGAAAAAGGGAGGAAAGACTCCCGAGCAGGCGAACATGAGACTGCTCACCAAACCTGTGAAGCCCGTTGCCAGTATTTTTTCCAACCTCCATTTTAAAGCCGTGAGATATGAGGAGTGGGAGCCTTTTCTGAACTTTGTGGATATGTCTTACTGGAACGTCGAACTGACTGACTGA
- the thpR gene encoding RNA 2',3'-cyclic phosphodiesterase encodes MRLFIAAFLPEETKDVLFRYVQSLRGFLRGVRWEPKEKLHVTLRFLGDVDESCLEDISADVGSAVCGSGSVESGFDDFCLFPGSRNPRVLALGLVKNEQFQSLFDKVQSAVLQNGFEMEKRKFIPHVTLGRIRGDFEGIRRIPQPDKTEFSITRVGLVQSELGSRYTSLRTWNLQSGI; translated from the coding sequence TTGAGACTTTTTATCGCGGCCTTTCTTCCCGAGGAAACAAAAGATGTGCTTTTTCGCTACGTCCAGTCGCTTAGGGGTTTTCTTCGAGGGGTAAGGTGGGAACCGAAGGAGAAACTTCACGTCACGCTCAGGTTTCTTGGAGATGTTGATGAATCGTGTCTTGAGGACATATCAGCCGATGTAGGTTCCGCGGTTTGCGGTTCGGGGAGTGTTGAGTCTGGATTTGACGATTTTTGCCTGTTTCCGGGCTCGAGAAATCCTAGAGTGTTGGCCTTGGGTCTTGTGAAAAACGAGCAGTTCCAGTCTCTTTTTGACAAAGTGCAGAGTGCGGTCCTGCAGAACGGGTTTGAGATGGAGAAAAGAAAATTCATCCCGCACGTGACTCTGGGCAGGATCAGAGGGGATTTCGAGGGAATCAGGAGGATTCCTCAACCGGACAAAACGGAGTTCTCCATTACAAGAGTCGGGCTTGTTCAAAGTGAGCTTGGATCCCGCTACACCAGCCTCAGGACATGGAATCTTCAGAGCGGCATTTGA
- the rpmA gene encoding 50S ribosomal protein L27 yields MSTKKGGGSSKNGRDSIGRRLGVKKFGGQPVVKGNIIVRQRGTSIKPGLNVGLGKDYTIFAMSDGVVKFQKSGKGRTKVSVVPA; encoded by the coding sequence ATGTCAACCAAAAAAGGTGGCGGAAGTTCCAAAAACGGAAGGGATTCCATAGGCAGAAGGCTTGGCGTAAAGAAATTCGGAGGCCAGCCGGTTGTCAAGGGGAACATAATAGTAAGGCAGCGTGGTACCAGCATTAAGCCTGGTCTGAACGTGGGGCTTGGAAAGGATTACACGATATTCGCAATGTCTGACGGGGTTGTGAAATTTCAGAAATCCGGAAAGGGCAGAACAAAGGTTTCCGTAGTTCCTGCCTGA
- the rplU gene encoding 50S ribosomal protein L21, whose protein sequence is MHAVIKTGGKQYIVKPGDIIDIEKISGEPGEEVNFEEVLLVSADGEDVKVGSPVVENARVEGRIVKQKKGEKIVVFKFKRRKGYRKKAGHRQNLTSVEITSISA, encoded by the coding sequence ATGCACGCTGTTATAAAGACCGGTGGAAAACAGTATATAGTCAAACCGGGCGACATTATTGATATAGAAAAAATCTCCGGCGAACCCGGCGAAGAAGTGAACTTTGAGGAAGTCCTGCTTGTGTCCGCTGACGGAGAGGACGTTAAGGTGGGTAGCCCTGTTGTTGAAAATGCCAGGGTTGAGGGTAGAATAGTAAAGCAGAAAAAGGGCGAGAAGATAGTAGTCTTCAAGTTCAAAAGAAGGAAAGGGTACAGAAAAAAGGCGGGCCATCGCCAAAACCTGACCAGCGTCGAGATTACGAGCATAAGCGCCTGA